TCGGTTCCCTCACCGGCGGTTCCTCCAGCGGATTCAACCTCGGCGGCCTGCTGGGCAAATTCGGACTGGATAAAGACGGCGATGGCGATGTAGACATGCAGGATCTCTCCGCCATGATCTCCAACGGCGCCAAACAACAACAAAACAGCGGCGGCCTGGGTGGTTTGCTGGGCGGTTTGTTCGGAAAGTAACGAATCGGGAATTACGCTATATCTATATAACTGTTATCCCTTATGCATTGATACACAAAAATTTACCAGCAGTAAAAAATTGTTGGCAAAGATTTTGATTTAGCTAGAACACTCAAACCAATAAAACTTATTAAGATGAAAAGAATGAATGCATTTGTGGCGATAGCGATGGCAGGTATTCTTGTTTTTAGCTCCTGCAGCACGTGGCAGAGCATGGACAACACTAAAAAAGGAGCCGTGATCGGTACCGGTGGCGGCGCCGCTGCCGGCGCGGTGATCGGTAAAGCTGCCGGTAACACTGCCCTGGGTGCCATTATTGGCGCAGCCGTAGGCGGTACTGCAGGTGTACTGATCGGTAAGAAAATGGACAAGCAGGCAGAAGAAATCAAGAACGAAGTGCCCAACGCCACCGTAGAACGCGTAGGCGAAGGCATCAACGTTACCTTCGATTCAGGCGTGCTTTTCGGATTCGATAAATCCGACCTCACTTCCACCGCGCAAAGCAACATCCAGGAACTCGCGCAAGTGCTCAACAAATACCCGGACACCCACGTTCGTGTGGAAGGCCATACCGACGACACCGGTTCCGATTCGTATAACTACGGCCTGTCCGAACGCCGGGCAAAATCCGTAGCCAACTACCTCGTTGGCCGTGGGGTTTCCGCTAACCGCCTGCAAACCTTCTGGTATGGTGAAACCCAGCCTAAATTCCCCAACGACAGCGAAGCCAATCGCGCTAAAAACCGTCGTGTGGAATTCTCCATCTTCGCTAATGATAAAATGAAATCCGAAGCGAAGAACGAAGCTGGTCAGAAATAAGCTTTTTAGTTGAATTTTCTCATAAGCAGTTTGAAACGGTCCTCCCGGCTTTCCGGGAGGATTTTTTTTGCCAAGCCGTTATGTCAAAAACCGCCATAGACATTGTCCGTGGCGGCTTTCCGTTGTTCATAAATAATACTTTACAACGTATCCAGCCCTGCCAGGAGGATGGCGCAGGCTTTGCGGATTTCTTCTTCTGAAATGATCAGCGGCGGGACCAGCCGGATGGCGTTGGAGGCGAAAAGGAACCAGTCGGTGATCAGCCCGTTGGCGATGCAGTAATCGATCACTTTTTTGCAGGCGGGGAAATCTTCCACTTCCACGGCCAGCATCAGCCCCCGCGACCGTACGGCCTTAATCCTGGGGTGTTGCAACAGGCTGCGGAAAAGCTGCTCTTTTTCGGAAATCCCGTCCATCATTTTTTCGGACAGCAGGGCCTTCATGCCTGCGAGCCCCGCGGCGCAGGCCACGGGATGGCCGCCGAACGTGGTGATATGGCCGAGGACGGGTTGGTTGGTGAGGCTCCACATGATATCGCGGTTGGCGATGAACGCCCCCAGGGGCATGCCGCCGCCGAGGGCTTTACCCGCCAGGAGAATGTCGGGGACCACGCCGTATTGTTCGAAGGCCCAGAGCGTTCCATTGCGCCCCAGCCCGCACTGGATCTCATCGAGCACGAGCAGCGTGCCCGTTTCGGTGCACCTTGCGCGAAGGGTCTGCATCCATTCCACGGACGGCGCCAGCACGCCGGCTTCTGCCTGCACCGTTTCCGCGATTACGCAGGCGGTGCGCTCCGTGATCTGTTCCAGCATGCCCATATCGTTGTGCTGCAGGTGCAACACGTCGGGGAGGAGCGGGCGGTAGGCGTTGCGCCAGTATTCATCCCCGATGATGCTCAGCGAGCCCTGTGTGGAGCCGTGGTAGCTGTTTTTAAACGCGATAATGCCGGTGCGCCCGGTATGGCGTTTGGCCAGTTTCATGGCGCCTTCTGTGGCTTCGCTGCCGGAATTCGTGAAATATACGGAGTTGAGGGATGCGGGAAGATGTTGGGTGAGAAAAGTGGCATACTGCACCTGGGGCGACTGCACGAATTCGCCGTACACGATGAGGTGCATGTACGTTTCAGCCTGCTCGCGGATGGCCTGCACCACCGCCGGGTGGCAATGCCCTATATTGCAGACGCTGATGCCCGCGATCATATCGATGTATTGCTTGCCGGAGGCGTCCCACATATACATTCCCTGCGCTTTTACCATCTCCAGCGCCAGGGGGGCGTCTGAGGTTTGCGCCACGTGCTGTAAAAAAAGCTGCCTGTTATTCATTGGGGCGAAGTTAGTGAAGTTCTATATTTGTATCATGCCAGTAATATTACCAGTAAAGGGTGTACACCCGCAAATGGGCGACAATTGTTTCATTGCGCCAAATGCCACCATCGTGGGCGATGTGGTGATGGGAAAAGATTGCAGCGTATGGTTCAATGCCGTGGTGCGGGGAGATGTGAACAGCATCCGGATGGGCGATAAAGTCAATATCCAGGACGGCGCCGTGATCCATGCCACCTACCAGAAAACGAAAACCAACATCGGCAACAATGTTTCCATCGGCCATAACGCTATTGTGCACGGCTGTACGGTGGAAGATAACGTGCTTATCGGGATGGGCGCCATCGTGATGGATAATTGCCACATCGGCTCCAATACGATCATTGCCGCCGGCGCCGTGGTGTTGGAAAATACGCTGGTGGAAGCCGGGTGCATCTATGCAGGGGTGCCCGCCAAAAAAGTCAAAACCATCTCCCAGGAGCTGATCTCCAGCGAAATCGACCGCATCGCCAATAATTACATCATGTACGCGGATTGGTTCCGCGACCAGGTATAGACA
Above is a genomic segment from Chitinophaga pollutisoli containing:
- a CDS encoding aspartate aminotransferase family protein: MNNRQLFLQHVAQTSDAPLALEMVKAQGMYMWDASGKQYIDMIAGISVCNIGHCHPAVVQAIREQAETYMHLIVYGEFVQSPQVQYATFLTQHLPASLNSVYFTNSGSEATEGAMKLAKRHTGRTGIIAFKNSYHGSTQGSLSIIGDEYWRNAYRPLLPDVLHLQHNDMGMLEQITERTACVIAETVQAEAGVLAPSVEWMQTLRARCTETGTLLVLDEIQCGLGRNGTLWAFEQYGVVPDILLAGKALGGGMPLGAFIANRDIMWSLTNQPVLGHITTFGGHPVACAAGLAGMKALLSEKMMDGISEKEQLFRSLLQHPRIKAVRSRGLMLAVEVEDFPACKKVIDYCIANGLITDWFLFASNAIRLVPPLIISEEEIRKACAILLAGLDTL
- a CDS encoding OmpA family protein; the encoded protein is MKRMNAFVAIAMAGILVFSSCSTWQSMDNTKKGAVIGTGGGAAAGAVIGKAAGNTALGAIIGAAVGGTAGVLIGKKMDKQAEEIKNEVPNATVERVGEGINVTFDSGVLFGFDKSDLTSTAQSNIQELAQVLNKYPDTHVRVEGHTDDTGSDSYNYGLSERRAKSVANYLVGRGVSANRLQTFWYGETQPKFPNDSEANRAKNRRVEFSIFANDKMKSEAKNEAGQK
- a CDS encoding gamma carbonic anhydrase family protein; the encoded protein is MPVILPVKGVHPQMGDNCFIAPNATIVGDVVMGKDCSVWFNAVVRGDVNSIRMGDKVNIQDGAVIHATYQKTKTNIGNNVSIGHNAIVHGCTVEDNVLIGMGAIVMDNCHIGSNTIIAAGAVVLENTLVEAGCIYAGVPAKKVKTISQELISSEIDRIANNYIMYADWFRDQV